A portion of the Toxotes jaculatrix isolate fToxJac2 chromosome 16, fToxJac2.pri, whole genome shotgun sequence genome contains these proteins:
- the LOC121195541 gene encoding alanine--glyoxylate aminotransferase 2, mitochondrial-like, with protein sequence MYKVTSCLRIRYAGIMGQSCCSPGLARFHVGRGAVCQKSSIKYRPTDLPEMPPCNFKPVAYKGMSKERMMEIRRQNCNPMTMKITYFKRPVFIHQGHMQWLWDVDGKRYLDLFAGVATVSVGHCHPKVTAAAEQQLKRLWHTTNIYVYPPLHEYCEKLASYLPDPLKVIYLTNSGSEANDLAMLMARLHTGNFDIITFRGSYHGGSPQTMGLTSNSSYKYPLATGSGCSNTMCPDVFRGPWGGSHCRDSPVQTTRECSCSHGHCMANEQYIGQLKETFATSVPGRIAAFFAEPIQGMGGAVQYPKNYLKEAYKVVRERGGICIADEVQTGFGRTGSHFWGFQGHDVIPDMVTMAKGIGNGFPMGAVVTTPEIAASFVKAFHFNTFGGNPVACAVASSVLDTIKEDGTQQNSLDVGTYLMTELAKLRDKYEIIGDVRGKGLQIGVEMVKDKASRDPLSPEAMSEIFEDIKDMGVLIGKGGLYGQTFRIQPPMCITKEDVDFFLAVFNKAIHSYMDRK encoded by the exons ATGTACAAAGTAACATCCTGTTTAAGAATCCGCTATGCAGGTATCATGGGACAGTCCTGCTGTTCACCTGGTTTGGCCAGATTTCATGTGGGAAGGG GTGCAGTATGTCAGAAATCATCTATCAAATACCGTCCCACAGACCTCCCAGAGATGCCACCATGCAATTTCAAGCCAGTGGCGTACAAG GGAATGTCAAAAGAGAGGATGATGGAGATCCGCAGGCAGAACTGCAACCCCATGACCATGAAGATTACCTACTTTAAGAGACCAGTATTCATCCACCAGGGACACATGCAGTGGCTGTGGGATGTGGATGGGAAGCGATATCTGGATCTGTTTGCCGGTGTTGCTACTGTCAGTGTGGGCCACTGCCACCC GAAggtaacagcagctgcagagcagcagctgaagagacTGTGGCATACTACTAACATCTACGTCTACCCGCCTCTCCATGAGTACTGTGAGAAACTAGCTTCCTACTTACCAGATCCTCTCAAG GTGATATATCTGACCAACAGCGGCTCAGAGGCCAATGACCTGGCCATGTTGATGGCTCGACTCCACACAGGCAACTTTGATATCATCACTTTTAG aGGATCATACCACGGTGGCAGCCCACAGACCATGGGTCTTACCTCCAACTCATCATATAAATATCCCCTTGCCACTGGTTCAGGCTGCTCAAAT ACCATGTGTCCTGATGTGTTCAGAGGCCCGTGGGGAGGAAGCCACTGCAGGGACTCTCCTGTGCAGACCACCAGAGAGTGTAGCTGTTCCCATG GTCATTGCATGGCAAATGAACAATACATTGGACAGCTTAAAGAGACGTTTGCTACTAGTGTCCCCGGTCGAATTGCTGCTTTCTTCGCAGAGCCTATTCAG GGAATGGGAGGAGCTGTGCAGTACCCTAAGAACTACCTCAAGGAGGCCTATAAagttgtgagagagagaggagggatcTGCATTGCTGATGAG GTGCAAACTGGATTTGGGCGAACAGGAAGCCACTTCTGGGGTTTCCAAGGGCATGATGTCATTCCTGATATGGTTACAATGGCGAAGGGCATTGGTAATGGGTTCCCAATGGGAGCTGTTGTTACAACGCCAG AAATTGCAGCTTCCTTTGTTAAGGCCTTTCACTTCAACACCTTTGGGGGAAATCCTGTGGCTTGTGCAGTTGCTTCATCAGTGCTCGAT ACTATCAAAGAGGACGGCACTCAGCAAAACAGTCTTGATGTGGGCACCTATCTGATGACAGAACTGGCAAAACTCAGAGACAAGTACGAGATTATTGGTGATGTCCGTGGAAAAGGCCTGCAGATCGGTGTGGAAATGGTCAAAGACAAG GCCAGCAGAGACCCACTGTCTCCAGAGGCAATGAGTGAGATCTTTGAGGACATAAAGGACATGGGAGTCCTGATAGGGAAAGGAGGATTATACGGACAG ACCTTCCGCATCCAACCCCCCATGTGCATCACAAAGGAGGACGTAGATTTCTTTCTGGCTGTTTTCAACAAGGCCATTCACAGCTACATGGATAGAAAGTAA